The Flexivirga aerilata sequence CTTCATGCCGGTGGAGTAGCCGCCCATCGCGCGGTGCCGCTCCTCGGCGAGTCCGACGTGCCGCAGCACGTCGGAGGTGCGCTCGCGGGCGGCGTTGCGCGGCAGCCCGGACATCATCGCCATGTGCATCACGAACTCGGCGGCCGACACGTCGGCCGGCAGCACGTCGTGCTCGGGCATGTAACCGACGAGCTCGCGCACCTGCGCGCCCTGCGTGGCGGGGTCCATGCCGAGCACACGTGCGCTGCCGCCGGTGGGCTTCAGCAGCCCGAGCAGCACCTTGATCAGCGTGGACTTGCCGGCGCCGTTGACGCCGACGATGCCGGTGATGCCCTCGGGGATGCTGAGCGTCAGGTCGTCGAGCGCGCGCACCCGCGGATACTGCTTGGTCAGGTGCTGCGTGTCGACGACCCCCATGCGCGTCACCCTACTGATCCGGGCGCGCAGGTCCCGTCATACGGCCGGAATGTCGACTTCCAGGTCGTCGAGCGGGAACGGCGGCTGGCCCGCGCCGGTGATGTGCAGGCTGCCCCACGGGGTCAGCTCCGAGACGCGCCCGGGAGCGGGCGTCCCGCCTGCGTGTACGACGATCTTGGTGCCCGGCTTGAGACCGTCCGCCGCGGCGATGTGGCCCTGCCAGTGGTACTGGCCGTCGGTCGGCTGCATCGCGCCGGTCAGCTGGGCCTGCACGGTGATGCGCTCGCCGTCCGGCAGCTCGATCTCGGCCGGGCCGTACCAGGCGGCGTCGAGCAGCCCCGGCTCGGCGTAGCCGAACCACAGGTCGTCGCGGCGCGGGTGGCCGGCGTGCCCGACCTGCGCGATGCGCCGGGCGCGTTGCCACGGGAAGCGGCGCCGCTCGGTGACGCGCGGCCAGTCGGAGGTCGAGCGCGGACGGTCGGTCTCCAGCTGCACGGCCTCGCGCACGTCGACCCAGACGGCCTCGGTGACCCGCATCAGCTCGAGCGCGTCGGCGACATACGAGAGGGCCTCGCGGTCGCGCACGACGAAGAGGTTGGGGAAGCCGCTGCGCTGCACGCCGCGGTAGAGGCGGCCGTCCTGCAACGCGTCGTGCAGGACGCGGCCGCCCCGGCCGGTGGCGGTGGCGACCTCCGGGCCACCGACCAGCACCACTACGCCGGCGCCGACCCCGTCGACCAGCCAGTGATCGTCCTCCCAGACGGCCGTGGGCGGGGCAGTGTCGGAGGTGTCGGTGCGGCGCACCTGCACCTGCTCGATCCGGGAGAGCGCATCGGCCGCGCGCGACGTGCTGAGTGCGTCGGCGCCGATCAGGTTGATGGTGATCACGGCAGGAATCCCGCCTTGCGCCAGCCCTTTTCGGCGATCGGGCCCATGAAGCCGGTCTCCCGCAGGAAGCCTGCGAGGTCGGCGAAGCCCTCCTGCTTCATCGCATTGAAGTGCGGGTTGGACCGGGCGATCTTGGCGCACTGGTCGCCGTCGAGTCCGGCGCGGCGGTACATCGCCGGGTTGGTCAGCCACTGGTTGAAGAGGATGGCGACGGCGCCGTGCGCGTTGGCGAGGAAGTACTTCTCGCGCTTGTCCTTGGTGTGGGTACGACGGCGCAGTCCGTCGCGGGCGAAGCTGATGTGGCGCGCCTCCTCAGTCACGTGGATGCGCATCAGCCGCGACACGATCGGCTGCAGCTGCGGGTCGTCCAGCCCGCGGCGCTGCATCGCGTCGAAGATCTCCTCGCCGACCAGCGCGAACAGCCAGAGGCCGGAGCCGTGCAGGGTGAACGGCAGCAGTCGCAGCACCCGCCGGTTGAGCTCGGACATCCGGTAGACGCGGGCGCCGCAGCGGTCGATGACCTTGGCGAACATCGCCATGTGACGGCACTCGTCGCCCATCTCGGTGAGGGAGTACTGCGCCTCCTGGCCGGCCGGGTCCTTCTCGGTCAGCCGGTGCAGCAGCGCCAGGTCGAGCAGCGTCTCGAACCAGAGGCCGACCGACAGCACGTTGGCCATCTCCTCGCGGGAGACGTCGATGCGCTGCTGCTCGGTGAGCGAGTCCCAGAACGGCGTGCCGTAGAGGGTGAGCAGCGTGGGCGGGAGGAAGTATTTGCCCTCCTCCAGCGGCGCGTCCCAGTCGATGTCGACGATGGGTGCGTAGGAACGGCGGACCGACCCCTTGAGAAGGCGCTCGGAGACGGTCTCGCGGTCGGGCGACTGACGGTCGGCGGACCGGCCGGTGGAGGGCTCGAGAGTTGTCGTCATGGCAGTAAGCGTACCGCCGGTAACATCTGAATACCAGTGGTCCGGAGAGTTTGCTACCGTCATACGTCTGATGCCCGAGACCACGCCCTGGAATCGCGCGCGTGACGCGCAGCGGAAAACACAGCGCGACGCGCGCCGTGTGGTGCTGGTCGACGCGGCGATTGCGGCGATCGAGGCGGACGGCCCGGACGTGAGCGTGGCGCAGATCGCGCGCACCGCCGGCGTCACCAAGCCGGTGCTCTACCGCCAGTTCGACGACAAGGACGACCTGATGCGCGCGGTCGGCGTCGCCGAGGGTGAGCGGATCCTGGCCGCGATCCGCACAGAGCTGAACGTGCCCGGCGTGTCGTCGCTCGAGGTGGTGACCCGCGCGGTCGACGCGTTCCTGCACGCGATCGACCAGCACCCGCAGGTCTACCTGGCGCTGATGCGGCGGCGTTCCGGCGACGACCTGCGGCTCACCCAGCAGGGCGTCACCGACTATCTCTACCGGCTGATCCACGAGGTGTTCGTCGCGAGCGGCATCGACGCCGCCGGTGCGCAGACGTGGGCGCACTGCATCGTGGCCATGGGCGTCGCGGCGGGTGAGCTCTACCTGTCCACCCCCGAGCAGGCGGCCCGCGACCGCATCGGCCAGCAGGTCACCGACCTCATCATCGGGGGACTGGCCGGCATCGCCGGCTCCTCCGGCGTCGAACTCGACGCCGTCGCAACCGGATTGGGGCGCGCGTTCAGCGGCGTGAGCTGAGCCTGACTGCTTCGCTTCTGCTCGGTCGGTCCGCGCATCCCGTGAGCGAGGGTGCGTATGGCGTCACGGTTGCTTACGGGATCGCCGCAGACGCGCGGGCGGGGTGTGCGCAGCGTCATACGCCTCGGCTCTGCCTCGATTTGGCGCATGCTGCGGCCTCTGGCACACTGGTCAGGTTGCTTGACGCGCAGTGATCACGCGTGTGCCGATGACTCGGAAGGTTTCGAGGCCGGCGCGCGGCGGAGCTGCCGCCCCGAAAGCATGTCGATCCGGCCCTGGTGCCGAGGGTCGGATGAGGTCGGGAAGCGCAAGCTGCAGGCGCGAAACCATGCGGTATCGCCCGGCCAACCACGCCAGATATGTCGGCGTCGTGCTGCGGAGCACACCCGACACACCCGAGCGCGGGGGTCGGTTCGGATCGTTGGAATCACGGCAAACCAGACCTAGTAGTAACTGAAGTACGGCGAGAGAGAGACACGGGCGAATGGCGGGACAAAAGATCCGCATCCGACTGAAGTCGTATGACCACGAGGTCATCGACAGCTCGGCGCGCAAGATTGTCGACACGGTGACTCGTGCCGGTGCAACGGTTGTCGGCCCGGTGCCGCTGCCGACGGAGAAGAACGTTTTCTGCGTCATCCGTTCACCGCACAAGTACAAGGACAGCCGCGAGCACTTCGAGATGCGCACCCACAAGCGGCTGATCGACATCGTTGACCCGACGCCGAAGGCTGTCGACTCGCTCATGCGTCTCGACCTGCCGGCGGACGTCAACATCGAGATCAAGCTCTGACGCCCGGGAAGGAATGACTCGCAGTGACACACACAACTGAGCGCTCCGTCAAGGGCGTCCTGGGCGAGAAGCTCGGCATGACCCAGGTGTGGGACGAGGCAGGCCGCCTCGTGCCCGTCACCGTGGTGCAGGCCGGCCCCTGCGTCGTGACCGCGGTCCGCGGTGAGGGCGAGGGCTACCACGCGGTGCAGATCGGCTACGGCGCGATCGACCCCCGCAAGGTCAACAAGCCGATGACCGGCCACTTCGAGAAGGCCGGCGTGACCCCGCGCCGCCACCTCGCCGAGATCCGCACCGCGGACGCCGGCGAGTACGAACTCGGCCAAGAGGTCACCGTCGAGACCTTCGAGCCCGGACAGCGCATCGACGCGGTCGGCACCACCAAGGGCAAGGGCTTCGCGGGCGTCATGAAGCGTCACGGCTTCAAGGGCGTCAGCTCCTCGCACGGTGCGCACCGCAACCACCGCAAGCCCGGTTCGATCGGTGGCTGCGCCACCCCGGGCCGTGTCTTCAAGGGCATGCGTATGGCGGGCCGCATGGGCGGCGAGCGCCAGACCACCCAGAACCTGACCATCCACGCGGTCGACGCCGACAAGGGCCTGCTGCTGATCAAGGGTGCCGTCCCCGGCCCCCGCGGCGGCATCGTCCTGGTGAAATCAGCAGCCAAGTCGGCCGACTTCGTCAAGGAGGCCTGAGCCAGATGACGACCGTTGACATCGTCGCGCCCGACGGCGCGAAGGCGGGCACCGTCGAGCTGCCGGCCGAGATCTTCGACGTGCAGACCAACGTGCCGCTGATCCACCAGGTCGTGGTGGCGCAGCTCGCGGCTGCGCGCCAGGGCACCCACTCCACCAAGACCCGCGGCGAGGTCCGCGGCGGTGGCAAGAAGCCCTACCGCCAGAAGGGCACCGGCCGCGCCCGCCAGGGTTCGACCCGTGCGCCGCAGTTTGCCGGCGGTGGCACCGTCCACGGCCCGAAGCCGCGCGACTATGCCCAGCGCACCCCGAAGAAGATGAAGGCCGCCGCCCTGCGCGGTGCCCTCTCGGACCGGGCGCGCCACGGCCGCATCCACGTGCTGTCGACCGTGGTCGAGGGTGAGAAGCCGTCGACCAAGGCCGCGGCCGCGCTGCTCGGTGGCCTCACCGAGCGCAAGAACCTGCTGGTCGTGCTGGCCCGCGGCGAGGAGAACGCGCTGCTGTCGGTGCGCAACCTGGCCGACGTGCACATCCTGTTCGCCGACCAGCTGAACACCTACGACGTGCTCTGCGCCGACGACCTGGTCTTCACCCAGCCCGCGCTCGAGGGCTTCCTCGCGCGCACCTCGGGTGCCGAGCAGGCCGCCCCGGCCGCTGCGCCGGCGAAGGCCACCGAGGCGCCGGCTCCGGCCGCGACCGCCGAGGTCGCCGACGGCGGCTTCGGTGCCGACTCGGCCGCTCCGCTGGCCGACGGCGCGTCGCCCGACCCGGCCGTGTTCGCGGTCAAGGGCAACAAGGACTCGATGAAGTACCACGTCCCCGGCTCCCGTTGGTATGACGCCACGGTCGCCGAGGTGTGGTTCAAGACCGCTGAGGCCGCCGCGGCCGCCGGGTTCGCCCCGGCCGGTGGCGCCGCAGCGCAGCAGACCGAGAAGGACAAGTGATTTCGGTTATGACGCAACTGGGCAAGAACCCCCGCGACATCCTGATCGCGCCGGTCGTCTCGGAGAAGTCCTACGCACTGCTGGACGAGGGGAAGTACACCTTCCTGGTCGACCCGCGGGCGAACAAGACCGAGATCAAGATCGCCGTCGAGGAGATCTTCGACGTCAAGGTCGACTCGGTCCACACGCTGAACCGGCAGGGCAAGACCCGACGCACCCGCTTCGGCACCGGCAAGCGCAAGGACACCAAGCGCGCCATTGTCTCGCTCAAGGAAGGCGCGATCGACATCTTCGGCTCGCAGAGCTGACCGTCGAACCGCCCGAATAAAGAAGACTGACAAGGACTTTCACTCATGGCTATCCGCAAGTACAAGCCGACGACGCCAGGGCGTCGTGGCTCGAGCGTGGCCGACTTCGCCGAGGTCACCCGCTCGACGCCCGAGAAGTCGCTGGTGCGTCCCCTGCCGAAGACCGGTGGTCGTAACTCCTCGGGTCGCATCACGACCCGGCACATCGGTGGCGGGCACAAGCGCGCCTACCGGGTCATCGACTTCCGTCGCCTCGACAAGGACGGCATCCCGGCCAAGGTCGCGCACATCGAGTACGACCCCAACCGCACCGCCCGCATCGCGCTGCTGCACTACGCAGACGGTGAGAAGCGCTACATCATCGCGCCGACCCGGCTGAAGCAGGGCGACACGGTCGAGAACGGCGCGTCCGCCGACATCAAGCCCGGCAACAACCTGCCGCTGCGCAACATCCCGACCGGTACGGTCATCCACTGCATCGAGCTGCGGCCCGGTGGCGGTGCGAAGATCGCCCGCTCGGCCGGTGCGCGCGTGCAGCTCGTCGCCAAGGACGGTCCCTACGCCCAGCTGCGTATGCCGTCCGGCGAGATCCGCAACGTCGACGTCCGCTGCCGCGCGACGATCGGCGAGGTGGGCAACGCCGAGCAGAGCAACATCAACTGGGGTAAGGCCGGCCGTATGCGGTGGAAGGGCAAGCGCCCGACCGTCCGCGGTGTCGCGATGAACCCGGTGGACCACCCGCACGGTGGTGGTGAGGGCAAGACCTCCGGTGGTCGCCACCCGGTCAGCCCGTGGGGTCAGGCCGAGGGCCGCACCCGTCGCCCGAAGAAGGAGAGCGACAAGCTCATCGTGCGTCGCCGTCGTACTGGAAAGAAGCGGTAAGAGATGCCCCGTTCACTGAAGAAGGGCCCCTTCGTCGACGACCACCTCGCCAAGAAGGTGGAAGCCCAGAACGAAGCCGGCACCAAGAACGTCATCAAGACCTGGTCCCGCCGGTCGATGATCACGCCCGACATGCTCGGCCACACGCTGGCCGTGCACGACGGCCGCAAGCACGTCCCGGTCTTCGTGACCGAGTCGATGGTCGGCCACAAGCTGGGCGAGTTCGCGCCGACCCGGACCTTCAAGGGTCACGAGAAGGACGACCGGAAGGGACGGCGTCGCTGACATGTCCAGGACTGAGAACACCAACCCGACGGTCGCTGCCAAGGCGCAGGCCCGGTTCGTCCGCGTGACGCCGATGAAGGCCCGCCGCGTGGTCGACCTGGTGCGTGGCAAGAACGCCCAGGACGCGATCAACATCCTCACCTTCGCGCCGCAGAGCGCGAGCGAGCCGGTGCTGAAGGTGCTGAACAGCGCCATCGCCAACGCTCGCCAGAAGGCCGACGCGCAGTCGGTGGCCTTCGACGAGCGCCTCCTCGTGATCGACGAGGCGTATGTCGACGAGGGTCCCACGATGAAGCGGTTCCGGCCTCGTGCGCAGGGTCGCGCGAGCCGCATCCTCAAGCGCACCAGCCACATCACGTTGCACGTCGCCCAGCCCGAGGCCAAGAACCAGGAAGGACGGGCCTGATATGGGTCAGAAGGTCAACCCGAACGGTTTCCGTCTCGGCATCACGACGGACCACAAGAGCCGTTGGTTCGCCGACTCGCCGAAGCCGGGTCAGCGTTACCGCGACTATGTCAAGGAAGACGTCGCGATCCGCAAGCTGATGTCGACCGGCATGGAGCGCGCCGGCATCAGCAAGGTCGAGATCGAGCGCACCCGTGACCGCGTGCGCGTCGACATCCACACCGCCCGCCCGGGCATCGTCATCGGTCGCCGCGGCGCCGAGGCCGACCGCCTGCGTGGTGCGCTGGAGAAGCTCACCGGCAAGCAGGTGCAGCTGAACATCCTCGAGGTCAAGAACCCCGAGACCGATGCGCAGCTGGTCGCCCAGGGCATCGCCGAGCAGCTGTCGGCGCGTGTGAACTTCCGTCGCGCCATGCGCAAGGGCATGCAGACTGCCGAGCGCGCCGGTGCCAAGGGCATCCGGGTCATGGTCTCGGGTCGTCTGAACGGCGCCGAGATGAGCCGCACCGAGTTCTACCGCGAGGGCCGCGTGCCGCTGCACACCCTCCGCGCGAACATCGACTACGGCTTCTACGAGGCCCGCACCACCTTCGGCCGCATCGGCGTGAAGGTCTGGATCTACAAGGGTGACCTCACCGCCAAGGAGCTGGCGCGCGAGCAGGCCGTCGCACCGAGCCGCCCCGCCCGTGGTCGTCGTGACGACCGCCGTGGCGAGCGCGGTGGCGCGCGTGGCCGTCGCGACGGCGGTGCTGCCCAGCGCAGCACCGACGCCCCGCTCGAGGCGCCGGTCGCCGAGGACGCAGTCGTCGAGGGCGCCGCGCAGGCTCCCGCCGAGGCGACCACCGGAGGAGCTGAAGCCTGATGTTGATTCCCCGTCGTGTGAAGCACCGCAAGCAGCACCACCCCAAGCGTGGTGGCGCTGCCAAGGGCGGCACCGCCGTCTCGTTCGGTGACTACGGCATCCAGGCGCTGGAGCCGGCATACGTCACCAACCGGCAGATCGAGTCCGCTCGTATCGCCATGACCCGCTACATCAAGCGTGGCGGAAAGGTCTGGATCAACATCTACCCGGACCGTCCGCTCACCAAGAAGCCGGCCGAGACCCGCATGGGTTCCGGTAAGGGTTCGCCCGAGTGGTGGGTCGCCAACGTCAAGCCGGGCCGCGTCATGTTCGAGCTGTCCGGTGTGTCCGAAGAAGTTGCTCGCGAGGCGCTGCGCCTTGCGATGCACAAGCTGCCGATGAAGTGCCGCTTCGTCGCGCGTGAAGGTGGTGACCTCTGATGGCAGTGGGATCTGCAGACCTGACGCCGGCCAAGCTGCGTGAGCTCGACGACGAGGCTCTGTCGGCCAAGCTGGGCGAGGCCAAGCAGGAGCTGTTCAACCTGCGTTTCCAGTCGGCCACCGGCCAGCTGGAGAACAACTCCCGGCTGCGTGCGGTCCGCAAGGACATCGCCCGCATCTACACCGAGCTGCGTGAGCGTGAGCTCGGCATCGGCCGCGTGCAGGAGAAGGCCGAAGCATGAGCGAAGAGAGCAAGGGACAGGCAGTGACCGAGGAACGTGCCGGCAAGACCGACGGCGAGCGCAACTACCGCAAGACCCGCCGTGGTTACGTCGTCAGCGACAAGATGGACAAGACCGTCGTTGTCGAGGTCGAGGACCGCGTGAAGCACGCCCTCTACGGCAAGGTGCAGCGCAAGACCGCCCGCGTGAAGGCGCACGACGAGCAGAACACCTGCGGCGTCGGCGACCGCGTGCTGCTCATGGAGACCCGGCCGCTGTCGGCGCAGAAGCGCTGGCGCGTCGTCGAGATTCTCGAGAAGGCCAAGTAATCGTCCGTATGGCGGGGGCCCCGGCTCCCGTCATACGAACCACCGAAGAAGAAGTTCCATCAGGCTTGCGCGCCCGAGGGCGGCAAGAACCGATGAGACAGGAGAAGAAACGTGATCCAGCAGGAGTCGCGACTGCGCGTCGCCGACAACACCGGTGCCAAGGAGATCTTGTGCATCCGCGTGCTCGGTGGCTCGGGACGTCGCTACGCCGGCATCGGTGACACCATCGTGGCGACCGTCAAGGACGCCATCCCGGGCGGAAACGTCAAGAAGGGCGATGTCGTGAAGGCCGTTGTCGTGCGCACCCGCAAGGAGCGCCGCCGTCCGGACGGCAGCTACATCAAGTTCGACGAGAACGCCGCGGTCATCCTCAAGAGCGACGGTGACCCGCGCGGCACGCGCATCTTCGGCCCGGTGGGCCGCGAGCTGCGTGACAAGCGATTCATGAAGATCATCTCGCTCGCCCCGGAGGTGCTGTAAGCCATGGCAGGCAAGCCGAAGATGAAGATCAAGAAGAACGACCTCGTGCAGGTCATCTCCGGTAAGGACAAGGGCCTGCAGGGCAAGGTCATCTCGGTCGACCCCGAGCGTCAGCGTGTGCTGGTCGAGGGCGTCAACCGGATCACCAAGCACGTCAAGGCCGGTCAGCCCGGTGGTGGCGCTGGTGGCATCGAGGTCACCGAGGCGCCGATCCACGTGAGCAACGTGATGGTCGTCGACCCCGAGTCCAAGA is a genomic window containing:
- a CDS encoding DUF4873 domain-containing protein; its protein translation is MITINLIGADALSTSRAADALSRIEQVQVRRTDTSDTAPPTAVWEDDHWLVDGVGAGVVVLVGGPEVATATGRGGRVLHDALQDGRLYRGVQRSGFPNLFVVRDREALSYVADALELMRVTEAVWVDVREAVQLETDRPRSTSDWPRVTERRRFPWQRARRIAQVGHAGHPRRDDLWFGYAEPGLLDAAWYGPAEIELPDGERITVQAQLTGAMQPTDGQYHWQGHIAAADGLKPGTKIVVHAGGTPAPGRVSELTPWGSLHITGAGQPPFPLDDLEVDIPAV
- a CDS encoding AurF N-oxygenase family protein, producing the protein MTTTLEPSTGRSADRQSPDRETVSERLLKGSVRRSYAPIVDIDWDAPLEEGKYFLPPTLLTLYGTPFWDSLTEQQRIDVSREEMANVLSVGLWFETLLDLALLHRLTEKDPAGQEAQYSLTEMGDECRHMAMFAKVIDRCGARVYRMSELNRRVLRLLPFTLHGSGLWLFALVGEEIFDAMQRRGLDDPQLQPIVSRLMRIHVTEEARHISFARDGLRRRTHTKDKREKYFLANAHGAVAILFNQWLTNPAMYRRAGLDGDQCAKIARSNPHFNAMKQEGFADLAGFLRETGFMGPIAEKGWRKAGFLP
- a CDS encoding TetR/AcrR family transcriptional regulator, with protein sequence MPETTPWNRARDAQRKTQRDARRVVLVDAAIAAIEADGPDVSVAQIARTAGVTKPVLYRQFDDKDDLMRAVGVAEGERILAAIRTELNVPGVSSLEVVTRAVDAFLHAIDQHPQVYLALMRRRSGDDLRLTQQGVTDYLYRLIHEVFVASGIDAAGAQTWAHCIVAMGVAAGELYLSTPEQAARDRIGQQVTDLIIGGLAGIAGSSGVELDAVATGLGRAFSGVS
- the rpsJ gene encoding 30S ribosomal protein S10 — encoded protein: MAGQKIRIRLKSYDHEVIDSSARKIVDTVTRAGATVVGPVPLPTEKNVFCVIRSPHKYKDSREHFEMRTHKRLIDIVDPTPKAVDSLMRLDLPADVNIEIKL
- the rplC gene encoding 50S ribosomal protein L3; the protein is MTHTTERSVKGVLGEKLGMTQVWDEAGRLVPVTVVQAGPCVVTAVRGEGEGYHAVQIGYGAIDPRKVNKPMTGHFEKAGVTPRRHLAEIRTADAGEYELGQEVTVETFEPGQRIDAVGTTKGKGFAGVMKRHGFKGVSSSHGAHRNHRKPGSIGGCATPGRVFKGMRMAGRMGGERQTTQNLTIHAVDADKGLLLIKGAVPGPRGGIVLVKSAAKSADFVKEA
- the rplD gene encoding 50S ribosomal protein L4, giving the protein MSQMTTVDIVAPDGAKAGTVELPAEIFDVQTNVPLIHQVVVAQLAAARQGTHSTKTRGEVRGGGKKPYRQKGTGRARQGSTRAPQFAGGGTVHGPKPRDYAQRTPKKMKAAALRGALSDRARHGRIHVLSTVVEGEKPSTKAAAALLGGLTERKNLLVVLARGEENALLSVRNLADVHILFADQLNTYDVLCADDLVFTQPALEGFLARTSGAEQAAPAAAPAKATEAPAPAATAEVADGGFGADSAAPLADGASPDPAVFAVKGNKDSMKYHVPGSRWYDATVAEVWFKTAEAAAAAGFAPAGGAAAQQTEKDK
- the rplW gene encoding 50S ribosomal protein L23 yields the protein MTQLGKNPRDILIAPVVSEKSYALLDEGKYTFLVDPRANKTEIKIAVEEIFDVKVDSVHTLNRQGKTRRTRFGTGKRKDTKRAIVSLKEGAIDIFGSQS
- the rplB gene encoding 50S ribosomal protein L2: MAIRKYKPTTPGRRGSSVADFAEVTRSTPEKSLVRPLPKTGGRNSSGRITTRHIGGGHKRAYRVIDFRRLDKDGIPAKVAHIEYDPNRTARIALLHYADGEKRYIIAPTRLKQGDTVENGASADIKPGNNLPLRNIPTGTVIHCIELRPGGGAKIARSAGARVQLVAKDGPYAQLRMPSGEIRNVDVRCRATIGEVGNAEQSNINWGKAGRMRWKGKRPTVRGVAMNPVDHPHGGGEGKTSGGRHPVSPWGQAEGRTRRPKKESDKLIVRRRRTGKKR
- the rpsS gene encoding 30S ribosomal protein S19, with translation MPRSLKKGPFVDDHLAKKVEAQNEAGTKNVIKTWSRRSMITPDMLGHTLAVHDGRKHVPVFVTESMVGHKLGEFAPTRTFKGHEKDDRKGRRR
- the rplV gene encoding 50S ribosomal protein L22 produces the protein MSRTENTNPTVAAKAQARFVRVTPMKARRVVDLVRGKNAQDAINILTFAPQSASEPVLKVLNSAIANARQKADAQSVAFDERLLVIDEAYVDEGPTMKRFRPRAQGRASRILKRTSHITLHVAQPEAKNQEGRA
- the rpsC gene encoding 30S ribosomal protein S3, with the protein product MGQKVNPNGFRLGITTDHKSRWFADSPKPGQRYRDYVKEDVAIRKLMSTGMERAGISKVEIERTRDRVRVDIHTARPGIVIGRRGAEADRLRGALEKLTGKQVQLNILEVKNPETDAQLVAQGIAEQLSARVNFRRAMRKGMQTAERAGAKGIRVMVSGRLNGAEMSRTEFYREGRVPLHTLRANIDYGFYEARTTFGRIGVKVWIYKGDLTAKELAREQAVAPSRPARGRRDDRRGERGGARGRRDGGAAQRSTDAPLEAPVAEDAVVEGAAQAPAEATTGGAEA
- the rplP gene encoding 50S ribosomal protein L16, with product MLIPRRVKHRKQHHPKRGGAAKGGTAVSFGDYGIQALEPAYVTNRQIESARIAMTRYIKRGGKVWINIYPDRPLTKKPAETRMGSGKGSPEWWVANVKPGRVMFELSGVSEEVAREALRLAMHKLPMKCRFVAREGGDL
- the rpmC gene encoding 50S ribosomal protein L29 — encoded protein: MAVGSADLTPAKLRELDDEALSAKLGEAKQELFNLRFQSATGQLENNSRLRAVRKDIARIYTELRERELGIGRVQEKAEA
- the rpsQ gene encoding 30S ribosomal protein S17 → MSEESKGQAVTEERAGKTDGERNYRKTRRGYVVSDKMDKTVVVEVEDRVKHALYGKVQRKTARVKAHDEQNTCGVGDRVLLMETRPLSAQKRWRVVEILEKAK
- the rplN gene encoding 50S ribosomal protein L14, giving the protein MIQQESRLRVADNTGAKEILCIRVLGGSGRRYAGIGDTIVATVKDAIPGGNVKKGDVVKAVVVRTRKERRRPDGSYIKFDENAAVILKSDGDPRGTRIFGPVGRELRDKRFMKIISLAPEVL
- the rplX gene encoding 50S ribosomal protein L24, whose product is MAGKPKMKIKKNDLVQVISGKDKGLQGKVISVDPERQRVLVEGVNRITKHVKAGQPGGGAGGIEVTEAPIHVSNVMVVDPESKKPTRIRIREEQVERDGRTKTVRTRVSVRSGKDL